A portion of the Lolium rigidum isolate FL_2022 chromosome 1, APGP_CSIRO_Lrig_0.1, whole genome shotgun sequence genome contains these proteins:
- the LOC124677886 gene encoding anthocyanidin 5,3-O-glucosyltransferase-like, producing the protein MAPAKTFVLYPSLGVGHLIPMVELAKHLLRHGHNVVVAVVDPPDSDAVSADMVARLAAANPSIDFRLLPAPPGPDPAAHPVKRSLDTLRLANPVLRDFLLSMPAPGADALLLDMFCVDALDVAAEIDVPAYFFFASAAGDLAVFLNLPYSYPDLPSFKDMGDTLVRCPGMPPVRAVDMPPTMQDKESDPTKVRLYQFRRIPEGRGVLVNTFDWLEPNALKVLADGVCVPGRPTPRVFCIGPLVNDGAGIGDGGGKRHECLAWLDAQPEKSVVFLCFGSKGAFCTAQLKEIARGLESSGHPFLWAVRSPPEEQSEFPQPDLERLLPAGFLERTRGRGMVVKNWVPQAEVVRHEAVGAFVTHCGWNSTLEAIMSGLPMICWPLYAEQGLNKVFMVEEMKIAVALAGYETGMVKAEEVEAKVRLVMETGEGTKLRETLAEARKMAVDAIGAGGSSELAFAEFLRDLEDSRMENSIEQAV; encoded by the coding sequence ATGGCTCCGGCGAAGACGTTCGTGCTCTATCCGTCGCTGGGCGTCGGCCACCTGATCCCCATGGTGGAGCTGGCGAAGCACCTGCTGCGCCACGGCCACaacgtcgtcgtcgccgtggtCGACCCGCCGGACAGCGACGCCGTCTCGGCCGACATGGTTGCCCGCCTTGCCGCGGCCAACCCTTCCATAGACTTCCGGCTCCTGCCCGCCCCGCCTGGTCCGGACCCCGCCGCGCACCCGGTCAAGCGCAGCCTCGACACGCTCCGCCTCGCCAACCCCGTGCTTCGTGACTTCCTCCTCTCCATGCCCGCCCCCGGCGCCGACGCTCTCCTGCTCGACATGTTCTGCGTTGACGCGCTAGACGTCGCCGCCGAGATCGATGTCCCCGCCTACTTCTTCTTCGCTTCCGCTGCCGGCGACCTCGCTGTCTTCCTCAACCTGCCGTACAGCTACCCTGACCTACCGTCGTTCAAGGACATGGGCGACACGCTCGTGCGCTGCCCCGGCATGCCGCCGGTCCGCGCGGTGGACATGCCGCCGACGATGCAGGACAAGGAGAGTGACCCGACCAAGGTCAGGTTGTACCAGTTCAGGCGCATCCCGGAGGGGAGGGGCGTGCTGGTGAACACTTTCGACTGGCTGGAGCCCAACGCCCTGAAAGTGCTCGCCGACGGCGTCTGTGTTCCTGGCCGGCCGACCCCGAGGGTGTTCTGCATTGGGCCACTGGTGAACGATGGCGCGGGCATCGGGGACGGCGGCGGGAAGCGGCATGAGTGTCTGGCATGGCTGGACGCGCAGCCGGAGAAGAGCGTCGTGTTCCTCTGCTTCGGCAGCAAGGGCGCATTCTGCACGGCGCAGCTGAAGGAGATCGCCCGTGGGCTGGAGAGCTCTGGGCACCCGTTCCTGTGGGCAGTGAGGAGCCCACCGGAGGAACAGAGCGAGTTCCCTCAGCCGGACCTGGAGCGGCTGCTTCCGGCGGGGTTCTTGGAGAGGACGAGAGGCAGGGGCATGGTGGTGAAGAACTGGGTGCCACAGGCTGAAGTGGTGCGGCACGAGGCGGTGGGCGCCTTCGTGacgcactgcgggtggaactcgaCGCTAGAGGCGATCATGTCCGGGCTGCCGATGATCTGTTGGCCGCTCTACGCTGAGCAGGGGttgaacaaggtgttcatggtGGAGGAGATGAAGATCGCCGTGGCGTTGGCAGGGTACGAAACAGGAATGGTGAAGGCTGAAGAGGTGGAAGCCAAGGTGAGGCTGGTGATGGAGACGGGGGAAGGGACGAAGCTCAGGGAGACGCTGGCGGAGGCGAGGAAGATGGCGGTGGACGCGATCGGCGCAGGCGGGTCTTCTGAACTGGCATTTGCTGAGTTCCTGAGAGATTTGGAGGACAGCAGGATGGAGAATTCAATTGAACAGGCTGTATGA
- the LOC124677989 gene encoding anthocyanidin 5,3-O-glucosyltransferase-like, producing MEPNPDPTVVLHACLGVGHLIPMVELAKLFVRRGIPVVIAIPTPPGSAAGFFAASSSAVADIVAANPTIAFHHLPPPDYPNPDPDPFLQMLDVLRLTVPLLLAFLRSLPSVAALVLDLFCIDSLDAAAQSGVPAYIYYTSSAGDLAAFLHLPHYFATTEGNFKDMGKALLRFPGVPPIPASDMPHTVLDRADRTCTARIGHYGRIPEARGVLVNTYEWLDARTVSALREGVCVPDRPTPPVYCIGPLIIKGAAAEGERHACLSWLDAQPEQSVVFICFGSLGAVSAAQLKAIAHGLESSGHRFLWVVRTPPDDPAKFFMPRPPPDLDALLPEGFLERTRDRGMVLKMWAPQVEVLRHAATGAFMTHCGWNSVLEAVSAGVPMLCWPQYAEQRLNKVFVVDEMKAGVVMEGYDEELVTAEEVEKKVRLALESEEGEKLRERLALAKEKAAEAMADSGSSQKAFAEFLKDLKLSK from the coding sequence ATGGAGCCCAATCCCGATCCAACCGTGGTGCTGCACGCCTGCTTGGGCGTGGGCCACCTGATCCCCATGGTGGAGCTCGCCAAGCTCTTCGTCCGCCGGGGCATCCCCGTCGTCATCGCCATCCCGACCCCGCCGGGGTCTGCCGCCGGTTtcttcgccgcctcctcctccgccgtcgcaGACATCGTCGCCGCCAACCCTACCATCGCCTTCCACCACCTCCCTCCCCCGGACTATCCCAACCCGGACCCCGACCCCTTCCTGCAGATGCTCGACGTGCTCCGCCTAACCGTGCCGCTCCTCCTCGCCTTCCTCCGCTCCCTCCCTTCCGTTGCCGCGCTCGTCCTGGACCTCTTCTGCATCGACTCCCTCGACGCCGCCGCCCAGAGCGGCGTCCCGGCGTACATCTACTACACCTCTTCGGCCGGCGACCTAGCGGCGTTCCTCCACCTGCCCCACTACTTCGCCACCACGGAGGGGAACTTCAAGGACATGGGCAAGGCGCTCCTCCGCTTCCCCGGCGTCCCGCCGATCCCGGCGTCCGACATGCCGCACACCGTGCTGGACCGCGCGGACCGGACCTGCACCGCGCGGATCGGGCACTACGGGCGCATCCCTGAGGCGCGGGGCGTGCTGGTCAACACCTACGAGTGGCTGGATGCGAGGACCGTGAGCGCGCTCCGGGAGGGCGTGTGCGTTCCCGACCGCCCGACCCCGCCGGTGTACTGCATCGGGCCGCTGATCATCAAAGGTGCCGCGGCGGAAGGCGAGCGGCACGCGTGCCTGTCGTGGCTGGACGCGCAGCCGGAGCAGAGCGTGGTGTTCATCTGCTTCGGCAGCCTGGGCGCCGTGTCAGCGGCGCAGCTGAAGGCGATAGCCCATGGGCTGGAGAGCTCGGGCCACCGCTTCCTGTGGGTCGTGCGGACCCCGCCCGATGACCCGGCCAAGTTCTTCATGCCGCGTCCGCCGCCAGACCTAGACGCGCTCCTCCCCGAGGGGTTCTTGGAGAGGACGCGTGACAGGGGCATGGTGCTGAAGATGTGGGCGCCGCAGGTGGAGGTGCTGCGGCACGCCGCGACCGGCGCGTTCATGACGCACTGTGGGTGGAACTCCGTCCTGGAGGCCGTGTCGGCCGGGGTGCCGATGCTGTGCTGGCCGCAGTACGCGGAGCAGAGGCTGAACAAGGTGTTCGTGGTGGACGAGATGAAGGCCGGAGTGGTGATGGAGGGGTATGACGAGGAGCTTGTGACAGCCGAGGaggtggagaagaaggtgaggctGGCGCTGGAGTCTGAGGAAGGTGAGAAGCTCAGGGAGAGGCTGGCATTGGCGAAGGAGAAGGCTGCAGAAGCAATGGCAGACAGCGGGTCATCCCAGAAGGCATTCGCCGAGTTCTTGAAGGATCTGAAGCTCTCAAAGTGA